The following DNA comes from Chitinophaga nivalis.
CAAATATTACCCTGGTACTGCACGACTGGGGAAGTGCCCTGGGCTTTTACCGGGCTTTCCGGCACCCACATCAGATCAAAGCTATCGCCTATATGGAGGCTATCGTGCAACCGCGCCTGTGGAGCGATTTCCCGGCCGGCCGCGATACGATCTTCCGCTCTTTACGTTCTCCACAAGGGGAAACCATGATTATGAGAGATAACTTCTTTATTGAAACGGTGTTGCCCAAAAGCATTATCCGCACGCTCAGTGAGGAAGAAATGAATGTGTACCGCTCGCCTTTTCAAGAGGCGGGCGACCGGCTACCCACCCTGCTATTTCCACGTGAACTGGCAATAGAACAGGAACCTGCCCATATTGCTCACATTATTGAGCAATACGGGCAGTGGATGGCCGGCAATGATATACCCAAATTATTGATCAGTGCCGAACCCGGCGCCTTACTGGTAGGACGGGCGCTCGATTGCTGCCGTACCTGGCCCAATCAGCAGGAGGTAACGGTAAAGGGTATACATTATATTCAGGAAGATAGTCCTAACGAAATAGGCAAAGCACTCCAATATTTTGTACTGAACTATTGTTAGCGAATACACTTGACACCATATCTTATCTGCTGCCGGTAACCGGGGTTAAGCGACCTATAGGCTTCGGATAGCGCACCGGCAGCCCTTCTCCGGATGTTATGTTCCGGTATTAAGAGACCCGCTCGAGGAGCGGGTTTTCTTATTTAGCGACCGGTTCTCATATTGACCACGATTTTGCATTATTTATATCACTTTAATATCAGTGGTGCCATAATCGATGGTGTACATACTTTCAGTCCTTACTCCTGCCGGTAAATAGTCATTGCTTAAAACATTCGTTATTATTCCTGTCATCATTGAACACTATAAGTTTTACGCTGACTGATTACCGTCAGGTTGTAATCTAATCAGGTAGTTTAAAATATCTGCCAAAAAAAATATTCTCCTGTACTCGTTTTAACATTTCAATGCTGTACACTACATTT
Coding sequences within:
- a CDS encoding haloalkane dehalogenase, whose amino-acid sequence is MQTITASTTISPIDELSRKTVSCLDIDMSYVDTGGTGDPIVFLHGNPTSSYLWRNIIPWLSPYRRCLAPDLAGMGRSGKSPDKKYHFTDHAAYLDAWFEALGLTANITLVLHDWGSALGFYRAFRHPHQIKAIAYMEAIVQPRLWSDFPAGRDTIFRSLRSPQGETMIMRDNFFIETVLPKSIIRTLSEEEMNVYRSPFQEAGDRLPTLLFPRELAIEQEPAHIAHIIEQYGQWMAGNDIPKLLISAEPGALLVGRALDCCRTWPNQQEVTVKGIHYIQEDSPNEIGKALQYFVLNYC